The window CCCtctatttgttgtttgttttaggcATGCTGATTACCATTTTAGGGAACTCTGTTGTCATTGTGTCTATAAGTCATTTCAAGGAGTTGCATAATCCTACCAATGTCCTTATTGTATCTCTTGCTCTGGTTGATCTACTAGTGGGTGTTATTGTGATGCCCTTCAGCACCATCCGGACCATTCACGGCTGCTGGTTCTATGGTGATGACTTCTGTCTGCTGCACTCCAGTTTTGATATGTTTCTTACCACTCTGTCTATCTTACACCTTATTTGCATTGCTGTAGACAGAAAACAAGCAATATGCAATCCTCTGCATTATTCTAGGAATATCACCATGCCAGTTGCCTGGGTTATGGTATGTGCTTGCTGGGCACTGGCTGCTGTTTACTCTTTTGGACTCCTGTACTCAAAGGCCAACATTGCAGGGTTAGAAGATTATTTGGCATCACTAAACTGTCTTGGCAGTTGTAACCTTCTCTTTAACCATCTTTGGGGAGTTTTAGACAGTGTAATTAGCTTCTTCTTTCCCTGCACTGTG is drawn from Epinephelus fuscoguttatus linkage group LG5, E.fuscoguttatus.final_Chr_v1 and contains these coding sequences:
- the LOC125889056 gene encoding trace amine-associated receptor 13c-like; translation: MTLGLSQEQYCFPGSNTSCIKAPFSVGTKLALYLLFVLGMLITILGNSVVIVSISHFKELHNPTNVLIVSLALVDLLVGVIVMPFSTIRTIHGCWFYGDDFCLLHSSFDMFLTTLSILHLICIAVDRKQAICNPLHYSRNITMPVAWVMVCACWALAAVYSFGLLYSKANIAGLEDYLASLNCLGSCNLLFNHLWGVLDSVISFFFPCTVMVCLYTKVFIVAKGHVRKIGDMSNCSKRREQEQDRAKGGLIKQSEHKAAKTLGIVVGAFIFCWMPFFINSAIDAYTAFSTPTAIFETFVWLGYFNSTLNPIIYAFFYPSFKRCFYCIVTLKIFASNSSTMTLSVK